A region of Armatimonadota bacterium DNA encodes the following proteins:
- a CDS encoding response regulator transcription factor, protein MSSTIRVVIADDEPAYRNAIQRTLTLMPECQILAICKDGQEALDAVLADPPDVLLTDINMPRLDGIELMRRVLKKEKDIQVVVLTINEEDEVVFEAFRAGALGYLLKTSTPQEVIDAIRLAHRGEAKITPRIATKVIEDFRRVKDDDETDDTELYVLSDRETEILELIAKGMRNKEIANHLSIAEKTVKNHVSNILKALQVNSRTEAAMKAVRAKLVPGN, encoded by the coding sequence ATGTCGTCAACCATCCGTGTTGTCATTGCCGACGATGAACCGGCTTACCGGAACGCCATCCAACGCACCCTGACGCTGATGCCCGAATGCCAGATCCTGGCGATCTGCAAAGATGGGCAGGAGGCGCTGGATGCCGTGCTGGCGGATCCGCCGGACGTTCTCTTGACCGATATCAACATGCCCCGCCTCGACGGCATCGAATTGATGCGCCGCGTGTTGAAGAAAGAAAAAGACATCCAAGTGGTCGTGCTCACGATCAACGAGGAAGACGAGGTGGTGTTCGAGGCCTTCCGAGCTGGAGCCCTGGGCTACCTCCTCAAAACATCGACCCCCCAAGAAGTCATCGACGCGATCCGGCTTGCCCATCGGGGCGAGGCCAAGATCACGCCGCGGATCGCCACTAAGGTGATTGAAGACTTCCGACGCGTGAAGGACGACGATGAGACCGACGACACCGAACTCTACGTCCTGAGCGACCGCGAAACCGAAATCCTTGAGCTCATCGCCAAAGGCATGCGCAACAAGGAAATCGCCAACCACCTGAGCATTGCTGAGAAAACCGTCAAAAACCACGTGAGCAACATCCTGAAAGCCCTTCAGGTCAACTCACGCACCGAAGCCGCAATGAAGGCCGTGCGGGCCAAGTTGGTCCCGGGAAACTGA
- a CDS encoding ABC transporter ATP-binding protein has protein sequence MPLLEVDNLCVEIGGTPILRGVTLSVDAGETLGIVGESGCGKSMTGLAVMGMLPPGGKVVGGSIKLNGRDIAHLPPREWQKIRGQEIGLVMQDPFTSLNPLMRVGEQIAEVLQIHKGVAKAEALTQAVEMLRTVGVPSPEASARKYPHQMSGGQRQRVVIATAFIARPKLLIADEPTTALDVTLQAQILRLLEQLQKEERTAVAVISHDIGVIGSVADRVAVFYAGRVVESGPVEEVLRRPRHPYTKALLEAIPTPGRDRLATVSGQPPLLGDLPAGCPFAPRCPDRHDRCDQEPGSFPNGAAEVACWLAESGSIAAKP, from the coding sequence ATGCCCCTTTTGGAAGTCGATAACCTGTGCGTCGAAATCGGTGGGACTCCGATTCTGCGGGGAGTGACCCTGAGCGTCGACGCCGGGGAAACTTTGGGGATCGTCGGTGAATCGGGATGCGGCAAATCGATGACCGGGCTCGCCGTCATGGGGATGCTCCCGCCAGGCGGCAAGGTCGTCGGCGGGTCGATCAAGCTCAATGGGCGGGACATCGCCCACCTTCCGCCCCGCGAATGGCAAAAGATCCGGGGGCAAGAAATCGGGCTGGTGATGCAGGACCCGTTTACCAGCCTCAACCCATTGATGCGCGTGGGCGAACAAATCGCCGAAGTGCTGCAAATCCACAAAGGGGTCGCCAAAGCCGAGGCCCTGACGCAGGCGGTCGAAATGCTCCGCACCGTCGGTGTGCCTTCGCCAGAAGCTTCGGCCCGCAAATATCCCCACCAAATGTCTGGCGGTCAGCGCCAAAGGGTCGTCATCGCCACCGCGTTCATCGCCCGGCCAAAACTCTTGATCGCCGACGAACCCACAACCGCCCTCGACGTCACACTCCAGGCCCAGATCTTACGGTTGCTCGAACAACTTCAAAAGGAGGAACGCACCGCCGTCGCCGTCATCAGCCACGACATCGGGGTCATCGGTAGCGTGGCCGACCGGGTGGCCGTGTTCTATGCTGGCCGGGTCGTCGAATCCGGCCCGGTGGAAGAAGTCTTGCGCCGGCCCCGCCACCCGTACACCAAAGCGTTGCTGGAAGCGATTCCTACCCCGGGGCGCGACCGCCTGGCCACCGTTTCCGGCCAGCCGCCCCTGCTTGGCGACCTCCCGGCCGGGTGCCCGTTTGCGCCGAGGTGCCCCGACCGGCACGACCGTTGCGACCAAGAACCGGGGTCGTTTCCTAATGGAGCCGCAGAAGTCGCCTGCTGGCTGGCCGAATCTGGTTCCATCGCGGCAAAACCATAG
- a CDS encoding TetR/AcrR family transcriptional regulator: MQKRRPEILQKCYDIVGTQGLESLHARTVAAEMGMNHATIHYYFPKRLDLLLGVAEFARNQFATDRAKFYDGLGSSAEKAEGELALAEAYCKKQSRFAKVLLSLYAASVEHAELRKQVLALYSDWVAALSEALKAAKTKKGSPYADPELLAATLLGFMAAAHLTGQKFDATAKIDAVFESLLA; this comes from the coding sequence ATGCAAAAGCGCCGTCCGGAAATCCTGCAGAAGTGTTACGACATTGTGGGCACCCAAGGGTTGGAAAGCCTGCATGCCCGCACAGTGGCAGCGGAAATGGGGATGAACCACGCCACGATCCACTACTACTTCCCAAAGCGGCTCGACTTGCTGCTGGGGGTGGCCGAATTTGCCCGCAACCAATTTGCCACGGACCGGGCCAAGTTCTATGATGGCCTCGGCTCCTCCGCGGAAAAGGCCGAAGGGGAACTGGCGCTGGCCGAAGCCTATTGCAAAAAGCAAAGCCGGTTCGCCAAGGTCTTGCTCAGCCTTTATGCAGCATCTGTCGAACATGCCGAATTGCGGAAGCAGGTTCTGGCCTTGTATTCCGATTGGGTGGCCGCACTATCAGAAGCCCTCAAGGCGGCCAAAACCAAGAAAGGCTCGCCTTATGCCGATCCCGAACTGTTGGCGGCAACACTGCTGGGGTTCATGGCCGCGGCGCACCTGACGGGGCAAAAATTCGACGCAACCGCAAAAATCGACGCCGTTTTTGAATCGTTGCTCGCCTGA
- the alr gene encoding alanine racemase, whose translation MEPYPRTWAEIDFPAMAGNIAAIRDRVGQGVQIGLVCKADGYGHGLVPVGRFASRNGADWLCVASVQEGVALRDAGVDCPVMVMSPTLAVEARQAVFYDLDVFVESLEAIHIYQQTAQSQDRQARLHLKVDTGLHRFGCRPDQVGTLAETILRLPNTELRGVAQHFLNSSGDPARTSSQLSLFNQTIKDLELPAGTLTHAANSAATALYPESRQSLVRVGMHAYGIDPDNLYGGRLSPVMRWFARITSLRWIEAGETVSYNGTWQAERQTHIATLGVGYGDGYPRALSNKSQIWLNGGSADIVGLVCMDQMMADVSRIPGVAVGDTVELLGENIRVPILAKLAGTNSHEIVTRVMTRVNRRYVF comes from the coding sequence GTGGAGCCGTATCCCCGGACCTGGGCTGAAATCGATTTCCCTGCTATGGCCGGGAACATCGCAGCGATCCGGGACCGCGTGGGGCAGGGGGTGCAGATCGGCCTTGTCTGCAAAGCCGATGGCTACGGACACGGATTGGTCCCCGTCGGCCGGTTTGCCAGCCGCAACGGGGCCGATTGGCTTTGCGTCGCCAGCGTGCAAGAAGGCGTGGCCCTGCGGGACGCGGGGGTGGATTGCCCGGTCATGGTGATGTCGCCGACCCTGGCGGTAGAAGCCCGTCAGGCGGTGTTCTACGATTTGGACGTCTTCGTTGAATCGTTGGAGGCCATCCACATTTATCAACAAACCGCCCAATCGCAAGACCGCCAGGCCCGGCTCCACCTCAAGGTCGATACCGGGTTGCACCGATTTGGGTGTCGCCCAGACCAGGTCGGGACGCTCGCCGAAACCATCCTCAGGCTCCCCAACACGGAACTCCGTGGAGTCGCCCAACACTTCTTGAATTCCTCGGGCGACCCCGCCCGGACATCAAGCCAACTTTCACTGTTCAACCAAACGATCAAGGACTTGGAACTACCTGCCGGTACGCTCACTCATGCGGCCAATTCGGCCGCAACTGCCCTCTATCCCGAGTCTCGCCAAAGCCTGGTACGTGTGGGCATGCACGCCTATGGCATCGATCCCGACAACCTTTATGGGGGACGCCTCAGCCCCGTGATGCGGTGGTTTGCCCGGATCACGTCCCTCCGCTGGATCGAGGCTGGCGAGACGGTTTCCTACAATGGAACATGGCAGGCGGAGCGGCAAACCCACATTGCCACACTCGGGGTCGGCTATGGCGATGGATACCCCCGGGCCCTGAGCAACAAAAGTCAAATCTGGCTCAATGGGGGCTCAGCGGATATTGTGGGCCTGGTCTGCATGGACCAGATGATGGCGGATGTGTCACGCATACCCGGCGTTGCCGTCGGGGACACCGTCGAACTGCTCGGTGAGAACATCCGCGTGCCGATCCTGGCCAAGCTAGCCGGCACCAACAGCCACGAAATCGTGACCCGTGTGATGACCCGGGTTAATCGCCGGTATGTTTTTTGA